A region of Pyxidicoccus parkwaysis DNA encodes the following proteins:
- a CDS encoding ABC transporter ATP-binding protein — protein MSPPLPDELAVDARGLVKRFGNFTALNGLELQIPRGAFYAYLGPNGAGKSTSIALLTGVYGPDAGTIRMLGVDAVAKPMEVKRRVGVVPEELSLFERLTGRQYLTFCARMYGLDGDEAASRATELLELTELTYKAGALVAEYSKGMRRRLAIAAALIHAPELVLLDEPFEGIDVLAAGVIRDLLRELSRRGVTLLLTTHVLEIAERLATHAGILRGGRMLDQGPVGTLLERYDCPSLEAVFEKLIAVPASRNARLSFYGDAPEAAPVAVPRRESA, from the coding sequence ATGTCGCCCCCCCTCCCTGATGAACTGGCCGTCGACGCCCGCGGGCTCGTCAAACGCTTCGGCAACTTCACCGCGCTCAATGGCCTGGAGCTTCAGATTCCGCGTGGCGCCTTCTACGCGTACCTGGGGCCCAACGGGGCCGGCAAGTCCACCAGCATCGCGCTGCTGACGGGCGTGTACGGCCCGGACGCGGGCACCATCCGCATGCTGGGCGTGGACGCGGTGGCGAAGCCCATGGAGGTGAAGCGGCGCGTGGGCGTGGTGCCGGAGGAGCTGAGCCTCTTCGAGCGGCTCACCGGCCGGCAGTACCTCACGTTCTGCGCGCGCATGTACGGGTTGGACGGCGACGAGGCCGCGTCTCGCGCCACGGAATTGCTGGAGCTGACGGAGCTCACGTACAAGGCCGGCGCGCTGGTGGCGGAGTACTCCAAGGGCATGCGGCGGAGGCTGGCCATCGCCGCGGCGCTCATCCATGCACCGGAATTGGTGCTGCTGGACGAGCCCTTCGAGGGCATCGACGTGCTGGCGGCGGGCGTCATCCGCGACCTCTTGCGCGAGCTGAGCCGGCGCGGGGTGACGCTGCTGCTCACCACGCATGTGCTGGAGATCGCGGAGCGGCTGGCCACGCACGCGGGCATCCTCCGGGGCGGGCGGATGCTGGACCAGGGGCCGGTGGGGACGCTGCTGGAGCGCTACGACTGTCCCTCGCTGGAGGCGGTGTTCGAGAAGCTCATCGCCGTGCCGGCCTCGCGCAACGCGCGCCTGTCCTTCTACGGGGACGCGCCCGAGGCCGCGCCCGTCGCGGTGCCTCGCCGGGAGTCCGCATGA
- a CDS encoding peptide chain release factor family protein, with translation MSTSPARRQAALDALALDDEALLKACEVDYFIASGPGGQHRNTTASGVRLTHPPTELSVTATERRSQVQNKGVALDRLREGLRALTFVPKVRRATKPSAGAKRRRLEGKKRTSEKKSMRSTKSLW, from the coding sequence ATGAGCACCTCACCCGCCCGCCGACAGGCCGCGCTCGACGCCCTCGCACTCGATGACGAGGCGCTGCTGAAGGCCTGCGAGGTGGACTACTTCATCGCCTCCGGCCCCGGCGGCCAGCACCGCAACACCACCGCCAGCGGCGTCCGCCTCACCCACCCGCCCACGGAGCTGTCCGTCACCGCCACCGAGCGCCGCAGCCAGGTGCAGAACAAGGGCGTCGCCCTGGACCGCCTGCGCGAGGGCCTGCGCGCCCTCACCTTCGTCCCCAAGGTCCGCCGGGCCACCAAGCCCAGCGCCGGCGCGAAGCGGCGCCGCCTGGAGGGCAAGAAGCGCACCTCCGAGAAGAAGTCGATGCGCAGCACCAAGTCGCTCTGGTGA
- a CDS encoding YceI family protein, which translates to MTIQTWQLDTTHSTVGFMVRHMVVAKVHGRFTRFEGKVVLDGDDLTRGSVEVKLEAASIDTGVEQRDNHLRSPDFFDVGAFPKLIFRSRRVTAAGKNRYHVTGDLTIRDVTREVVLDAELLGRVKDPWGNERLAFQASTSIDRKDFGLVWNQALETGGLLVGERVDISIDVQAVAAPSVEKAA; encoded by the coding sequence ATGACCATCCAGACCTGGCAGCTCGACACGACGCACTCCACGGTGGGTTTCATGGTTCGCCACATGGTGGTGGCGAAGGTCCACGGCCGCTTCACGCGCTTCGAAGGCAAGGTGGTGCTGGACGGCGACGACCTCACGCGCGGCTCGGTGGAGGTGAAGCTGGAGGCGGCGAGCATCGACACCGGCGTGGAGCAGCGGGACAACCACCTGCGCTCGCCGGACTTCTTCGACGTGGGGGCCTTCCCCAAGCTCATCTTCCGCAGCCGGCGGGTGACGGCGGCGGGGAAGAACCGCTACCACGTGACGGGCGACCTCACGATTCGCGACGTCACGCGCGAGGTGGTGCTGGACGCGGAGCTGCTGGGCCGGGTGAAGGACCCGTGGGGCAACGAGCGCCTCGCGTTCCAGGCGTCGACGAGCATCGACCGGAAGGACTTCGGGCTGGTGTGGAACCAGGCCCTGGAGACGGGCGGCCTGCTGGTGGGCGAGCGCGTGGACATCTCCATCGACGTGCAGGCGGTGGCGGCGCCGTCCGTGGAGAAGGCGGCGTGA
- a CDS encoding histone deacetylase family protein — MRVFHSDSYEVPLPTGHRFPMEKYRLVREALVGRGVLHPGSLTESLPCSREVLERVHTPRYLDAFFQGTLTEAEVRRLGFPWSPGLVARSCAAVSGTVEAARSALRDGIAGNLAGGTHHGFPDHGEGFCVFNDIAVAIRALQAEALIRRAVVVDLDVHQGNGTAAIFAGDDSVFTFSMHGEHNFPFRKQPSTRDVGLPDDTGDSGFLDALALHLPEVLDTAGADILFFQAGVDPLAEDALGRLSLSHAGLRERDRIVLEAARRRGLPAVLTLGGGYAKPLSATIDAHVGTYEVALAVFR, encoded by the coding sequence ATGCGCGTCTTCCACTCGGACAGCTACGAGGTGCCGCTGCCTACCGGGCACCGCTTCCCCATGGAGAAGTACCGCCTCGTGCGCGAGGCCCTCGTGGGGCGCGGCGTCCTCCACCCCGGCTCCCTCACCGAGTCCCTCCCCTGCTCCCGTGAAGTCCTGGAGCGCGTCCACACTCCGCGCTACCTCGACGCCTTCTTCCAGGGCACCCTCACCGAGGCCGAAGTCCGCCGCCTCGGCTTCCCCTGGTCCCCGGGCCTCGTGGCGCGCTCCTGTGCCGCCGTGTCCGGCACCGTGGAGGCCGCCCGCTCCGCGCTACGCGATGGCATCGCCGGCAACCTCGCTGGAGGCACCCACCACGGCTTCCCGGACCACGGGGAAGGCTTCTGTGTCTTCAACGACATCGCCGTGGCCATCCGCGCGTTGCAGGCGGAAGCGCTCATCCGCCGCGCCGTCGTCGTGGACCTCGACGTGCATCAGGGCAACGGCACCGCCGCCATCTTCGCGGGCGACGACTCCGTCTTCACCTTCTCCATGCACGGCGAGCACAACTTCCCCTTCCGCAAGCAACCCTCCACTCGCGACGTGGGCCTGCCCGACGACACCGGGGACTCGGGCTTCCTCGACGCGCTCGCCCTCCACCTCCCCGAGGTGCTCGACACCGCCGGCGCCGACATCCTCTTCTTCCAGGCGGGTGTGGACCCGCTCGCGGAGGACGCGCTCGGCCGGCTCTCCCTCAGCCATGCCGGCCTTCGCGAGAGGGACCGCATCGTCCTGGAGGCCGCCCGTCGCCGGGGCCTGCCCGCGGTCCTCACCCTCGGCGGCGGCTACGCGAAGCCACTTTCCGCCACCATCGACGCGCATGTGGGCACGTATGAGGTCGCCCTCGCGGTGTTCCGCTGA
- a CDS encoding response regulator, which produces MSHILVVDDDASHRTLICDALEEMGYRTVQAANGREALDLLEGDMPSAVLLDLRMPVMSGWGLLDALKKMPRARGLPIIIISGYGFEWEAELVGAAGYISKPVDLDKVRMTVQQIAGPPEMAFVH; this is translated from the coding sequence ATGTCCCACATCCTGGTCGTCGATGACGACGCGAGCCACCGCACGCTCATCTGCGATGCCCTCGAGGAGATGGGCTACCGAACGGTTCAGGCGGCCAACGGCCGCGAGGCGCTCGACCTGCTGGAGGGCGACATGCCCTCGGCGGTGTTGCTGGACCTTCGGATGCCCGTGATGAGTGGCTGGGGGCTGTTGGACGCGCTGAAGAAGATGCCTCGCGCGCGCGGCCTGCCCATCATCATCATCTCCGGCTACGGCTTCGAGTGGGAGGCCGAGCTGGTGGGCGCCGCCGGCTACATCTCCAAGCCGGTGGACCTGGACAAGGTGCGGATGACGGTGCAGCAGATCGCCGGCCCGCCGGAGATGGCGTTCGTCCACTGA
- a CDS encoding amidohydrolase family protein — protein sequence MPMPALADEEGLRLPVGLPPVVDAHVHLFPDRVFEAVWRWFDDYGWPIRYKLHTPEVVSFLLSRGVSRVVALHYAHRPGMARALNAYVAEVARAEPRVLGLATVLPGEEGAVSILEEAFALGLRGVKLHCHVQCFAPDAPELHEIYAACARAGRPLVMHAGREPSSPQYKCDTYALCGAERVERVLKDHPTLKLCIPHLGADEFDAYARLLERHDNLWLDTTMTVAGYFPVPLPRGALQVRPERVLYGTDFPNIPYAWDRELKTLLGLKLGDEVLAGVLGQNALRLYGE from the coding sequence ATGCCCATGCCCGCGCTGGCGGACGAAGAAGGTCTCCGCCTGCCCGTGGGGCTGCCCCCGGTGGTGGACGCGCACGTCCACCTGTTCCCGGACCGCGTCTTCGAGGCGGTGTGGCGCTGGTTCGACGACTATGGCTGGCCCATCCGCTACAAGCTGCACACGCCCGAGGTGGTGTCCTTCCTGCTGTCGCGAGGAGTGAGCCGGGTGGTGGCGCTCCACTACGCCCACCGGCCGGGCATGGCGCGCGCCCTCAACGCGTACGTGGCGGAGGTCGCTCGCGCCGAGCCCCGCGTGCTGGGGCTGGCCACGGTGCTGCCCGGCGAGGAGGGGGCCGTGTCGATTCTCGAGGAGGCCTTCGCCCTGGGCCTGCGCGGCGTGAAGCTGCACTGCCATGTGCAGTGCTTCGCCCCGGACGCGCCGGAGCTGCACGAAATCTATGCCGCGTGCGCGAGGGCGGGACGGCCGCTCGTCATGCATGCCGGCCGCGAGCCTTCGAGCCCCCAGTACAAGTGCGACACGTACGCGCTCTGCGGCGCCGAGCGCGTGGAGCGCGTGCTGAAGGACCACCCCACGCTGAAGCTCTGCATCCCCCACCTGGGGGCGGACGAGTTCGACGCGTACGCGCGCCTGCTCGAGCGACACGACAACCTCTGGCTGGACACCACCATGACGGTGGCCGGCTACTTCCCCGTCCCCCTGCCCCGCGGGGCACTGCAAGTGCGGCCCGAGCGCGTCCTCTACGGAACGGACTTCCCCAACATCCCCTACGCGTGGGACCGCGAGCTCAAGACGCTGCTCGGCCTGAAGCTGGGTGACGAGGTCCTGGCTGGCGTCCTGGGTCAGAACGCACTCCGCCTGTATGGGGAATGA
- a CDS encoding pirin family protein: MIYVRSGEERGHANHGWLDSHHTFSFADYYDPDFMGFRALRVINEDTVAGRRGFGMHPHRDMEIITYVLGGAVEHRDSMGTRAVIKPGEVQRMTAGTGVLHSEMNPSDEPLHLLQIWILPNEAGLKPGYEQKAFDVKEREGRFRVVASPDGREGSLTLNQDVLLHGTLLGRGEKAEYTLTKGRHAWVQVARGAGTLNGVKVKAGDGVAISEEERVVLAAEEPIEALLFDLA; encoded by the coding sequence ATGATCTACGTTCGCTCCGGTGAAGAGCGCGGCCATGCCAACCACGGTTGGCTGGACTCGCACCACACGTTCTCCTTCGCGGACTACTACGACCCGGACTTCATGGGGTTCCGCGCGCTGCGCGTCATCAACGAGGACACGGTGGCGGGGCGGCGGGGCTTCGGCATGCACCCGCACCGGGACATGGAAATCATCACCTACGTGCTGGGCGGCGCGGTGGAGCACCGCGACAGCATGGGGACGCGCGCGGTCATCAAGCCGGGCGAGGTGCAGCGGATGACGGCGGGCACGGGCGTGCTGCACAGCGAGATGAATCCCTCGGACGAGCCGCTGCACCTCTTGCAGATCTGGATTCTCCCCAACGAGGCGGGGCTGAAGCCGGGCTACGAGCAGAAGGCGTTCGACGTGAAGGAGCGCGAGGGGCGCTTCCGGGTGGTGGCATCGCCGGACGGGCGCGAGGGCTCGCTGACGCTGAACCAGGACGTGCTGCTGCACGGCACGCTGCTGGGGCGCGGCGAGAAGGCGGAGTACACGCTGACGAAGGGCCGGCACGCGTGGGTGCAGGTGGCGCGCGGCGCGGGCACGCTGAACGGCGTGAAGGTGAAGGCCGGTGACGGCGTGGCCATCTCGGAGGAGGAGCGCGTGGTGCTCGCCGCCGAGGAGCCCATCGAGGCGCTGCTGTTCGACCTCGCCTGA
- a CDS encoding M3 family metallopeptidase, translating into MHLTLVLIVTLALAGCAGPSNLQPRAQRALQPSASSPSTKPATLEPDAGRQLATTPERFLASCARDIQQARSRVEWLVAQRAPRDTVSSLTAYDDAIALLDDAVSRSGIASNSHPDAAFREAGRTCEQEVEAARTDISLDQRLYVALAALKLDEQDAATRRWVARVLRDFRREGVDRDAATRQKLRELHEQLTWLGQEFGRHIQEDVRRVDVGPEALEGLPEDYVRAHPPGPDGRVHITTETPDYLPFMAYSRSGPAREALWRINRQRGYPANLETLSRLLQARYSLATLLGYPNWAAYASEDKMVRGPQAAADFIERLSDAAAARAKDDYAALLERKRKDAPGATEVEPWEQAFLEDRVRAEQYHYESREVRGYFEYTRVKQGLFDITSRLFGLTYRRAKDAPVWHPDVEAWDVYEGDTRLGRFYLDMHPRPDKLTHSSQWDLATGRAGRALPEAVLMCNFPRPGTHPALLQHSEVRTFFHEFGHLLHHILGGHARWAGLSGSRTERDFVEAPAQVLEEWAWRPESLQLFARHFVTGEPLPAETIARMRRADAFGKGLWLRQQLFYAAVSLQLHTADPAGLDTTTRVNALQERYMPFRAASDSYVHLSFTQLDGYYSSAYYAYLWSLVIARDLLTPFQQHGLMDPATARRYRDTVLGPGGSKDAADLVRDFLGRDYGFGAYTRWLDGA; encoded by the coding sequence TTGCACCTCACGCTCGTCCTCATCGTCACCCTCGCGCTCGCGGGGTGCGCCGGCCCCTCCAACCTCCAGCCCCGTGCGCAGCGCGCACTCCAGCCCTCCGCGTCCTCCCCTTCCACGAAGCCCGCGACGCTGGAGCCCGACGCGGGGCGCCAGCTCGCCACCACGCCCGAGCGCTTCCTCGCCTCCTGCGCGCGGGACATCCAGCAGGCGCGCTCGCGCGTGGAGTGGCTCGTGGCGCAGCGCGCGCCGCGCGACACGGTGTCATCCCTCACCGCGTACGACGACGCCATCGCGCTGCTGGACGACGCCGTGTCGCGCTCGGGAATCGCCTCCAACTCCCACCCGGACGCGGCCTTCCGCGAGGCGGGGCGCACGTGCGAGCAGGAGGTGGAGGCGGCGCGCACCGACATCTCGCTGGACCAGCGCCTCTACGTCGCGCTGGCCGCGCTGAAGCTGGACGAACAGGACGCGGCCACGCGCCGCTGGGTGGCGCGGGTGCTGCGCGACTTCCGGCGTGAGGGCGTGGACCGGGACGCGGCCACGCGCCAGAAGCTGCGCGAATTGCACGAGCAGCTCACGTGGCTGGGCCAGGAGTTCGGCCGCCACATCCAGGAAGACGTGCGGCGCGTGGACGTGGGGCCGGAGGCGCTGGAGGGCCTGCCCGAGGACTACGTGCGCGCGCACCCGCCCGGGCCGGACGGCCGCGTGCACATCACCACCGAGACGCCGGACTACCTGCCCTTCATGGCGTACTCGCGCTCAGGCCCGGCGCGCGAGGCCCTCTGGCGCATCAACCGGCAGCGCGGCTACCCCGCGAATCTTGAGACGCTGTCGCGCCTGCTCCAGGCCCGCTACTCGCTGGCCACGCTCCTGGGCTACCCCAACTGGGCCGCCTATGCCTCCGAGGACAAGATGGTGCGCGGGCCCCAGGCCGCCGCGGACTTCATCGAGCGGCTCTCCGACGCCGCCGCCGCGCGCGCGAAGGACGACTACGCCGCGCTGCTGGAGCGAAAGCGCAAGGACGCGCCCGGCGCCACCGAGGTGGAGCCCTGGGAGCAGGCCTTCCTCGAGGACCGCGTGCGCGCCGAGCAGTACCACTACGAGTCGCGCGAGGTGCGCGGCTACTTCGAGTACACCCGCGTGAAGCAGGGCCTCTTCGACATCACCTCGCGCCTGTTCGGCCTCACCTACCGCCGCGCGAAGGACGCGCCGGTGTGGCACCCGGACGTGGAGGCGTGGGACGTCTACGAGGGCGACACGCGCCTGGGCCGCTTCTACCTGGACATGCACCCCCGGCCCGACAAGCTCACGCACTCGTCGCAGTGGGATTTGGCCACCGGCCGCGCCGGGCGGGCGCTCCCCGAGGCCGTGCTGATGTGCAACTTTCCCCGGCCTGGCACGCACCCCGCCCTGCTCCAGCACAGCGAGGTGCGCACCTTCTTCCACGAGTTCGGCCACCTCCTGCACCACATCCTCGGCGGCCACGCGCGCTGGGCCGGGCTGTCCGGCTCGCGCACCGAGCGCGACTTCGTGGAGGCCCCCGCGCAGGTACTGGAGGAGTGGGCCTGGCGCCCCGAGTCCCTCCAGCTCTTCGCGCGCCACTTCGTCACCGGCGAGCCGCTGCCCGCGGAGACCATCGCCCGCATGCGCCGCGCGGACGCCTTCGGCAAGGGCCTGTGGCTGCGCCAGCAGCTCTTCTACGCCGCCGTCAGCCTCCAGCTCCACACGGCGGATCCGGCCGGCCTGGACACCACCACGCGCGTGAATGCGCTGCAGGAGCGCTACATGCCCTTCCGCGCCGCGAGCGACTCGTACGTCCACCTCTCCTTCACCCAGCTCGACGGCTACTACTCGTCCGCGTACTACGCGTACCTCTGGTCGCTCGTCATCGCGCGGGATTTGCTCACGCCCTTCCAGCAGCACGGGCTGATGGACCCCGCCACCGCGCGCCGCTACCGGGACACCGTGCTGGGGCCGGGCGGATCCAAGGACGCGGCCGACCTGGTGAGGGACTTCCTCGGCCGCGACTACGGCTTCGGTGCCTACACCCGCTGGCTGGACGGCGCCTGA
- a CDS encoding vWA domain-containing protein, producing MDLKSLSRAVLSAALATTLSVAPAFARAPAPDTKPATGTKPAEAMKPASDTKPTEAVKPASDTKPTEVAKPTEVVKPQPQVAPNQTQGARPEIEVVFVLDTTGSMGGLLEGAKRKIYSIASRIAQGRPTPHLKVGLVAYRDVGDDYVTKRFDLSDDLDTVFANLRRFEANGGGDAPEHVGRGLGEAVSKLSWSQNREVMKVIFLVGDAPPAERHDEWNFKTWAKRAKDKHIVVNTVRCGSDGETEVAWRHVAKLTDGTFDSIDQSGGMVAVATPYDAELAKVNSELASKTLYTGRAEVQAVNRARADAMAGLAPEAAAERISYMKKTRAAAKSTGAVAAAPAMESSAPAAVGGAVDLVEAPAALASVKSDELPVELKGLSKDEQAAKVKQLAEEKKVLEAKAAKLAADRDSWLSKNVAEKDDAFDANVMRGVKAQASKHGIAY from the coding sequence ATGGACCTCAAGTCCCTGTCGCGGGCCGTGCTGTCGGCCGCGCTTGCCACCACCCTGTCCGTTGCTCCGGCCTTCGCCCGTGCTCCCGCCCCGGACACCAAGCCCGCCACGGGCACGAAGCCCGCCGAGGCCATGAAGCCAGCCTCGGACACGAAGCCCACCGAGGCTGTGAAGCCTGCCTCGGATACGAAGCCCACCGAGGTCGCGAAGCCCACCGAGGTCGTGAAGCCGCAGCCGCAGGTGGCGCCGAACCAGACGCAGGGGGCGCGTCCGGAAATCGAGGTGGTCTTCGTGCTCGACACCACCGGCTCCATGGGCGGGCTGCTGGAGGGAGCGAAGCGGAAGATCTACTCCATCGCTTCCCGCATCGCGCAGGGCCGGCCGACGCCGCACCTCAAGGTCGGCCTGGTGGCGTACCGCGACGTGGGCGATGACTACGTGACGAAGCGCTTCGACCTGAGCGACGACCTGGACACCGTCTTCGCCAACCTGCGCCGCTTCGAGGCGAACGGCGGCGGTGACGCGCCGGAGCACGTGGGCCGGGGCCTGGGCGAGGCCGTGTCCAAGCTGTCGTGGAGCCAGAACCGCGAGGTGATGAAGGTCATCTTCCTCGTGGGTGACGCGCCTCCGGCCGAGCGCCACGACGAGTGGAACTTCAAGACGTGGGCGAAGCGCGCGAAGGACAAGCACATCGTGGTGAACACGGTGCGCTGCGGCTCGGACGGGGAGACCGAGGTGGCGTGGCGTCACGTGGCGAAGCTGACGGACGGCACGTTCGACAGCATCGACCAGTCGGGCGGAATGGTGGCGGTCGCGACGCCGTATGACGCCGAGCTGGCGAAGGTGAACTCGGAGCTGGCGTCGAAGACGCTCTACACCGGCCGCGCCGAGGTGCAGGCCGTGAACCGCGCCCGCGCCGATGCCATGGCGGGCCTGGCTCCCGAGGCCGCGGCGGAGCGCATCAGCTACATGAAGAAGACGCGCGCCGCGGCGAAGTCCACGGGGGCGGTCGCCGCAGCGCCCGCGATGGAGAGCAGTGCTCCGGCGGCGGTGGGTGGCGCGGTGGACCTCGTGGAGGCCCCTGCGGCCCTGGCCAGTGTGAAGAGTGACGAGCTGCCGGTGGAGCTGAAGGGCCTGAGCAAGGACGAGCAGGCCGCGAAGGTGAAGCAGCTCGCGGAGGAGAAGAAGGTGCTGGAGGCGAAGGCGGCGAAGCTCGCGGCGGACCGGGACTCGTGGCTGTCGAAGAACGTGGCCGAGAAGGACGACGCCTTCGACGCCAACGTGATGAGGGGCGTGAAGGCGCAGGCCTCGAAGCACGGCATCGCGTACTGA
- a CDS encoding DUF2381 family protein, protein MRLALLRWSVTVLILGSSVAVAREPDEPAVRNIYLSDDPSDTASAVYVAGGVGTLLRFDQPCDPARTKLLDWDGRFEPLLVNDRTVMLMPLHDLTPGDRFLLSVGLKDGQDLPFVVTASNYRVDQQVNVFMRPESTEAMRAALADARARESALFEENQRRKKEETSVDHALAALVLKGAFEQTRFFRTRSWLLKGDEADISVRSYSGIKKAALVFEISNHHGAQPWKLLEARVSLASTGESRPFALRVGQDAIHPGTTGAIAIIADESAFRSAKGLDKLVVDIFRADGLQQAQAVLEWRPQRD, encoded by the coding sequence ATGCGGCTCGCCCTCCTCCGCTGGTCCGTGACGGTGCTCATCCTGGGTTCCTCGGTGGCCGTTGCCCGGGAACCCGACGAGCCCGCCGTGCGCAACATCTACCTCTCCGATGACCCCTCCGACACCGCTTCGGCGGTGTATGTCGCGGGTGGCGTCGGTACCCTGCTTCGCTTCGACCAGCCCTGCGACCCGGCCCGGACGAAGCTGCTCGACTGGGATGGCCGCTTCGAGCCCCTGTTGGTGAACGACAGGACCGTGATGTTGATGCCGCTTCACGACCTCACTCCTGGAGACCGGTTCCTCTTGTCGGTGGGCCTGAAGGACGGTCAGGACCTGCCGTTCGTCGTGACCGCCAGTAATTACCGGGTCGACCAACAGGTGAACGTGTTCATGCGCCCGGAGAGCACGGAGGCGATGCGCGCGGCCCTGGCGGATGCGCGTGCGCGCGAGTCGGCTCTCTTCGAAGAGAACCAGCGGCGCAAGAAGGAGGAGACCTCCGTCGACCACGCGCTGGCCGCATTGGTGCTCAAAGGCGCTTTCGAGCAGACGCGTTTCTTCCGAACCCGCTCCTGGCTGCTCAAGGGCGACGAAGCGGACATCTCGGTCCGGAGCTACTCGGGCATCAAGAAGGCAGCACTTGTCTTCGAGATCTCGAACCACCACGGAGCGCAGCCATGGAAGTTGCTGGAGGCCCGTGTTTCGCTCGCATCCACTGGCGAGAGTAGACCGTTTGCCCTCCGCGTGGGTCAGGATGCGATTCATCCAGGCACTACGGGAGCCATCGCCATCATCGCGGATGAGAGCGCCTTCCGGTCGGCCAAGGGGCTCGACAAGCTCGTCGTCGACATCTTCCGGGCCGATGGGCTTCAACAAGCACAGGCCGTCCTGGAATGGAGACCGCAGCGCGACTAA